The following DNA comes from Amycolatopsis albispora.
GGTCAGCTTGAGCCCGCCGAACACCAGCCCGGCGACCGCGGACCCGATGGCGTACACCGAAACCACCACGCCCGCCGCCATGGTGTTGCCGTGGGCTTCGGCGAAGGCGATGCTCACCACGTCCACCGTGCCGACGATGGTGCCGCCCGCGGTCAGCACCAGTACCAGCACCACCATGGCCGGATCGCGGATCACCGATCTGGCGGGCCCCGCAGGGGCGACGTGCACGGGCGGTTCGGTGGCGCGCTGGGCGGTGAACAGCAGCGTGCCCACGGCGAGCAGCACGGCCGCCACCAGCGGTCCCGCCTGCGGGAACAGCGTGGTGCACAAGGCGACCGACAACGCCGGGCCGAAGACGTAGGTGATCTCGTCGACCACCGATTCGAACGAGAACGCGGTGTGCAGCCGCGCGGACTCCCGGTACAGGTGCGACCAGCGGGCGCGGACCATCGCGGCCAGGTTGGGCAGGCAGCCCGCGGGCACGGCGAAGACGAACAGCAGCCAGACCGGTGCCCCGAAACTGGCGCACAGCAGCAACATCCCGAGCGCGGACACGCTGACTCCGCACGCGGGCAGCAGCACGCGGCTTTGCCCACGGCGGTCGACGATCCGGGAGAGCTGCGGGCCGAGCAGGGCCATCGACAGCGTGAAGCAGGCCGAGACCGCGCCCGCCAGCGCGTAGTCGCCGCGGAGCTGCGACAGCATCGTGATCAGGCCGATGCCGGTCATCGGCACCGCGGTCCTGGCCACGAGTGCGGTGACGGTGAACGCCAGCGAGCCGCGGGCGGCGAACAGCTCGCGGTAGGG
Coding sequences within:
- a CDS encoding MFS transporter; protein product: MANPYRELFAARGSLAFTVTALVARTAVPMTGIGLITMLSQLRGDYALAGAVSACFTLSMALLGPQLSRIVDRRGQSRVLLPACGVSVSALGMLLLCASFGAPVWLLFVFAVPAGCLPNLAAMVRARWSHLYRESARLHTAFSFESVVDEITYVFGPALSVALCTTLFPQAGPLVAAVLLAVGTLLFTAQRATEPPVHVAPAGPARSVIRDPAMVVLVLVLTAGGTIVGTVDVVSIAFAEAHGNTMAAGVVVSVYAIGSAVAGLVFGGLKLTVPLPRLLLLGTLGTALTTVPMLLVTSVTGLAATVFFAGVFFAPSMIVIMTLVERIVPASALTEGMTWALTGLNVGVALGAAVAGQAVEGFGPSGGFTVAVVAGGAAVVIALAGHRALAHRLP